From Piscinibacter gummiphilus:
TCTTCGGATGTCTCCGACGTGCCCAGCGTGTCAACCGCCACCAAAGTAGCGAGTCGAGTCTGCGGAACGTCTCCTTTGCGACCACCGGGTGGTGGTACTGCGCCCAACCCCGAAGGACTGGGTTCAGCAGCTGGATCAGGTCCACCTGTTTCACCATCGCATTGGCCTTCACGATCCCCTTCACCTTGCTGTAGAACGCTTGCACGTTCTTCTTGCTTGGCTTGATCAGCAGGGTTCCCGAGTACTTCCGGAAATTCCAGCCTAGGAAATCGAACCCTTCGTCGATGTGAGTCACACGGGTTTTCGCCACGGATAGTCTCAACCCTCGTTGGGCGAGGAATGTTTCCACCCACGGCTTGACGACGCTTTCGAGAATGTCTTGCGACATTCCGGTGATCACGAAGTCGTCCGCATAACGAACCACATTGACCTTGAGCTTCTGGACTTTCGACTTGCCCACCGTCGCCACAAGATGCGCGACGAGGCCCGTCTCCAATCCATTCAGCGCCAAGTTCGCCAGTGTTGGCGAGATGATGCCGCCCTGCGGCGTACCCGCATCGGTGCTTGTCAGCTGGCCCTTGTAGACCACTCCTGCCTTCAACCACTTGTTGACGATCACCTTGTCCGCGAGGACATGGCTCACGAGCCACTCGTGGTTGATGTGATCGAAGCAGCCTTCGATGTCCGCCTCCAGCACCCAAGGAGCCGCAGCTTTCTGGGATAGGCAGACGAACAACTGACTCATGGCATCGGCCGTTGAGCGATTTCTCCGAAAGCCGTAGCTATTCGGATCGCTCTGCGACTCGACGACTGGTTCCAGACTCAGCAGGTGGAGAGCCTGCATCGCCCGGTCCTTCATCGTTGGAATGCCCAGCGGGCGTTCCTTGCCGTTTGACTTGGGGATGAAGACCCGCCGTAACGGCGCAGGTCGGTATCCCCGTTGCTGCTTCAAAGCACTGACAGCCTCCCATTTGCGGGTCGGCGTATCCCACAGCTCGCGGTCGACGCCTGCCGTCCGCTTGCCCTGGTTTTCAGTCACTCGTCGCACCGCCAGTGCCCTGGCGCTGAACGAGCGGGTCAGCGACCGTTGCAGAG
This genomic window contains:
- the ltrA gene encoding group II intron reverse transcriptase/maturase, which produces MEAIIDPDDSASSHLPAEWHAIDWHRADQQVRAMQIRIAKATKECDWRRVKALQRSLTRSFSARALAVRRVTENQGKRTAGVDRELWDTPTRKWEAVSALKQQRGYRPAPLRRVFIPKSNGKERPLGIPTMKDRAMQALHLLSLEPVVESQSDPNSYGFRRNRSTADAMSQLFVCLSQKAAAPWVLEADIEGCFDHINHEWLVSHVLADKVIVNKWLKAGVVYKGQLTSTDAGTPQGGIISPTLANLALNGLETGLVAHLVATVGKSKVQKLKVNVVRYADDFVITGMSQDILESVVKPWVETFLAQRGLRLSVAKTRVTHIDEGFDFLGWNFRKYSGTLLIKPSKKNVQAFYSKVKGIVKANAMVKQVDLIQLLNPVLRGWAQYHHPVVAKETFRRLDSLLWWRLTRWARRRHPKKSPRWVTEKYWSRIEGRSEFAARIRSDEGEARWARLYRLADTEIVRHRKVMGGYNPFDPEWEAYGEDLRAKRLLKSMAYRKQWATLFLSQHGACVRCGEAITEETGWHDHHLIAQVKGGSNALSNRVLLHPVCHVQLHALGLTVAKPASD